AGAAATACTGCCTGTCCTGCTTCCTTCACGCAATAACTGCTGACCTTTGTTCAGCAGCTATTGATCCCCGGGCGAGGTGCCAAATTAAATGAGCACACGATCAGGTTCTCATTCAGACCCTCTATTTGATAAACTCTCCCGCTTGTTTGATGAAGAAGCTGTTTGTTATTGATGAGTTAAGTTCAATTTAGTGGCTTATTAAGGCACTTTGGGCCtttaattcatttaaaacaatgaatACAACAACAGTACAATTTCAATGCCCCTTCTCCTGTTGAGTGTCATCATGTTTATGTTCAGCTCCTACTCTCATCTGAGCTCTTCTGTCAACATGGACAGACCCATATTCCCCGTTGATGGTCAGGCAGGCAGCTTGCATTGCACCTCCTCCGTCAGTATGTGATGGGTGAATTCAGGTGGGTATATATGACATACTATTGGCCCGTGGAGCCAAaagcacacaaagcaaacagacttCCATGAAGCAATGCAAATCTGAGAAATCATTTTCCAGGAAGCAGTGTTGGTCTTTGTCCCAGTTCTGCTAATCTCTTCTTGGTTTCCTACTTAACTATCTGTTACAGCTCATTTCAACATCAGCAAGCATCTGCTACTGTGGGCCACATGAAATGGAACAGAGGATGAATAGCTCCTGGGTGAAAGCATATGTTACTTCCATCATATGTTTATTACATTCATCATCGATATCAAAAATACTTCACTTTGTAGACATGAGGAGAATCCTTGTAAACAATAACATATTTAGTATCTTTAGTCCCATTACAGTCATACATCTCTTTAACTAAACAGACACTACTGACAAGGAATGTGTGCtgtaaaaaaagcaacaaaagtcATCTCACAAGATAATCTAACAGATTCAACTCCAACAGAAGTACCCGCTTTTCTGCAGCTGGACAAATCACTATGCTCTGAGTGATTATCAGTGCATCAGTTATAATACCCTTTGTCACCAGTCCTAGAGTGTGAATGCAGCCCTAAGTGCATCAAAGTAAAGGTGCTCAAAGTGTTAAACAGCCACTATCATGTTGCTATGGACACACAAAGAATGAGTCCTCTTCTCATCGTTCAAGTGTTCCCATCAGAGGCTCCATAGCGGCGAGGAAGCAGGCTTCAAACTCCTGATCGGAGAAGCGAGCCACAGACTGACGTGCGTTGCGTCTGATCTGCAGCCGGGTGGCGGTCGGCAGGGCCAGGATCCTCTCGATGGCCTCCGCGTAACTGTCCTCCTCATCAGCCAGGAAGCCCGTCTGGCCTCCCTCGAAAGGTACCACAATGTCCAGCTTGGGACCGCCGGACTTGTGCGCCAGAATGACCTTCCCTGCTGCCATGCACTCCACAACGCCTgcggaggagaaagaggagtgaagaTGCACTTTTAATATCatcaaaaatgttcatttttaaattaaacagTCTATGCGTGAGCTCAGGCAGATTAATTACCGATTCCAAAGTGTTCGTTCCACATGGTATGCAGCCCGATGGTGGcttcccccatctctctcttcagctcctcGAAGGGTATATTCAGTTTAAACTCCACCCTGTCGGCCACACCCAGCTCCTGGCACAGCCCCCTCAACATGAGCACCCTATCCTCGTCTTGCTGGTTCCTGCATCCGCCAATCAGAACCAGCTTCAGTGCCTCCCTGCCCccagccccctccctcctcctgtctaaCACCTTTTTGAAAGCTCTGATCTGCAGCCGGTGGTCCTTCTCCGGCCTGAACTGCCCAATGGAAACGATGGAGTGGCACTTCCTGTCCCCGTCCTCCTCCAGCGGGACATCCAGGAACCCGCTGACGTCACAGGGTGGGTAGACCACACTGGTGCGGTTGGGAGCGCGCCACAGCGACAGGATGTGATCGAGGGTCCAGGAGGAGTTGACCATGATGAGGTCGCTGCAGGAGCCGGCCATGCCGTAGAGCAGGGCGAACAGACAGTAGTAGACCACCTTGAAGGCACTCAGGAAGAGACTGTTGGAGACGTAATCGGGGTTGTTGAACCTGGGAGATCAGCAGTTTGTGTTATTTGATGTGTTAGCAAGCAGCAGGTTGTAGTTAAGAATCACCCTACATCTACAAAGATTAGTGAAAACGTCTTAAACACAACCATATGAGACAAATGCTTTAATAAAGACGCACAGCGATTACCTGGGGTTCCTCTCTCTCACTACAGACAGCATGTCTGTGCTGATGGTGGGGTAGTGAACATAACTACCCACACTGCAACCTCCCAAATAGCGGAACAGGGGCAGAGTGAAGGCGTAGCCCATGGAGTCGATGTAAAGGTCTGGGACGAACTCCGTCAGCGCCTCCCATCCCAGGAAGATGGAGCCCACGCTCTGTCCCAGCAGGGTGAAGTGAGGAAACAGGCCGGGCTCCACGAGCAGCCGATGCCTCAGGAACACGAACTGAACGGGCCGGGGGAGCACGATGTTGAAACGGCGCCGCGCCCCGTCCAGAATCTGCTGACCCGTCACACCCAGGTCCCCTGTGTACACCACAAAGTTGATGTCCACGTACCTGTGCAGATATGGACTGAGTTTAAGCAAGATTTCACATAAGCAGAAGGTATTTTGATGCCATTACGTCCGACTTATCCTACACCTTGTTTTATTGGACACAGTTTGAATAGCCTGTGTGACTGCATTGGAACATGTAGTAAATCAGCAACTAGTGAGTGCACAATCTGTGTTGACAGAGAGTGGACACACATCAAACTGTAAAAACCTCATCAAAATGAATCAGTCCGTTTTACCTGTTCTGTAGAGCCCTGATAGCACACCAGAGCACCCTCTCTCCCCCGCCGCCAGCATTGCAGTAGGGGTGGAAGAAGGCCACCGTGGGACGGCCGTCCCTCGCCCGCCGAGCgttcctgctgctctgaagcCAGAGACGCACCGCCAGCACCAGCAGGACCAGGACGGCGATCAGCAGCACGCACAGAAACAccaggggcagcagcagcttccacaGCAGCCTGAAAGCCAGATCCAACACAGTGAGTAACAGATCACAGCAAGAAAGCGAGCAACCTCATTTTAATTATATGGGGCTTTtagggaggaggagaaggaggaagatggagaagTATTACTGACATTGTTTTATCAAAAGTTACTACTTAACCAGCCTTCTCCATGTACATTATGCATAAATAAAGTCATAATAACCTCATTATACTGACAAGACTAAGCATAAAAGACTACAAGGAACAAAATACTGCCTTCATGAATAATTTAGTAAAGAGTTTAAAAGCACATTAACGTTGTATTCATCTCATTTATCCAAAAACCCCAACAGCGAATTAGCTTCACGTTAGCTAACTAACCTGGAGCATCGTCAGGATGTTGCCTGTAGTAGCAAAGCTAGCACCAGGTCGGCGGCTAATTCAAAGCAAACGAGCCAACTACGCTTTCAAAATTAATAATTATCATTTTATCCAATTGTTTGAAATACTTTGCCTGAGATCTAATATATTTTACCTTGttatttcacacaaacagaggacCAGCTGATCGTGGCCCGACATCTTGCCAAGGTTTCACAACACATCAGCTTTCAAGTTTCCGCCTGTTTTCCAACTGAGTTACGTTTATCTGGCGCCACCTATCGGCCGGGAGGTGTTCCGCCACTGAGCGAAAGTCACACTGGTTTACATTAATTTAGATGTGTGTTAATTATAATATTTTAATTGAAGTTGCTGAAAATATAGCAGCAGCAATAACTAATCTGCCCCCTTAGCCAGGATGGCTGATCTCTGCCCTTCAAAAAGTAATGTTTAACTTCTaaataaacactgttttaatCAATAGTGTCTCCTTATCCCCATGTTTTGTACAGACCTCCGTCATTCACAGTCCTCAGGCTGACATGATGAAGACCCTTttgattctgtttgttttgataaaTTTGGACAAACTCCTGAGGACAGGACACTGCATGGAAACACGGTGAGTCCACTTGGTGAACCTTTGaagaaaatgcattcatttgtgATCTGGGAAAGTGTTTTCCACAGAGAAAATAGGGCATGACACActtatgcaaacacacacttgcatactGTGTATGTTGTTGACAAAGgtcaaagatttttttttttaacatacatGTTTAACTTTCACAAAATTCTGCACTTTGCTTTTGCAGTATGCCGTTATCAATAAAACATGTGAAAgtctgtgattggctcagagGGGGACGACATCTTTTACTGATATCTTCTATTCTGTTTCTTCAGAGACCAAATTCTATCAATCACCCCGAAAACACAAGAACAAGCAGACATCTTGAAAAATGTCTCCACTCAGTATGAGGTAGCTGTTTCTCTATCAGTGGTTGTGTTCCTCTACTTTTTTTGACCTCTTGGGAATCATCATGTGCCGTGTTTTCTCCCAGACAGCCTTATGGCAGCCTGTCTCACCTCAGTACATCAAAGAGGAGACTCAGGTCCACCTGTTTGTTCCTGCCAACAGCTCAGACATCATCAAAgacctgctgcagaaacacaccatAACCCACGAGTATGTTGCttgtctgaaaacacacacgtctTCATCATAGTCCACGCCAGGTGTGCATTTGTAAGGAGgttttgtgatttatttgcttattttagGGTGTTGCTGGCCAACGCCAACGAGCTGATTGAAATGCAGATGAGGAACGACTCCACTGACCCACGAAGCAGCTCAACTTTCTACGATAGATATCACAGCCTGGAGGATGTatgcttttcatcttttccacATTCCAGCTTCCTGACATGCCAGTTTTGTTGATATTGTGTCAgaattcagctgttttcaagGCAAATTTTCAATTACGAGCTTCACAAAGAGGCCAGGATTGCACTGGATATATTACAGTTTGCTTCCAAACACACTGTCTCCACTGCAGATCTATTATTGGATAAACAGGACCCACCAGGACAACCCCGGCACGATCAAAGTCATCCTCATTGGCTCCTCATCTGAGAAGCGACCACTCTACGTTCTGAAGGTGCACTCGCATGATAAGCTGCAGTGATGAGAAAGTTGctgcacagatgtttcagtCAATAATGCCCTCCTCTGATCGAtgtctgatctctctctctcagctgtctctgaatgacaggCCGAACAAGAAGGCGATGTGGATCGACTGTGGGATCCACGCCAGAGAGTGGATCTCTCCTGCTTTCTGCTTATGGTTCGTACAGTATGTGAGTACATTTAATCTGCATCAGCAGGGTGGAAATGTTctgcagtgacatttttttgtttgttttctgctgtcagaTCAGTTTTACAGTCCAGCACTAACATCGGTGCCCTTTCTCCCACAgtctttgtcattttacaagcaaaACCAGGACATTACGAACATCCTGGACAACATGGACGTCTACGTCCTGCCTGTGATGAACCCTGATGGCTACCACCACACGTGGACCGCAGTAAGAATACAGGAAACAGAACTGGCACTTTGTGCTTGAGTGGTTGTAAAGGAAGCAATTTCAGCTGAATTCATGaccttttcctgtcttttctttgtctcagaACAGGATGTGGAGGAAGAATCGCTCCATCAACAGCAATGGCTGCATCGGAGTCGACCTCAACAGAAACTTTGATGCCAACTGGTGCAGTAAGTC
The sequence above is a segment of the Chaetodon auriga isolate fChaAug3 chromosome 23, fChaAug3.hap1, whole genome shotgun sequence genome. Coding sequences within it:
- the cpb2 gene encoding carboxypeptidase B2 → MMKTLLILFVLINLDKLLRTGHCMETRDQILSITPKTQEQADILKNVSTQYETALWQPVSPQYIKEETQVHLFVPANSSDIIKDLLQKHTITHEVLLANANELIEMQMRNDSTDPRSSSTFYDRYHSLEDIYYWINRTHQDNPGTIKVILIGSSSEKRPLYVLKLSLNDRPNKKAMWIDCGIHAREWISPAFCLWFVQYSLSFYKQNQDITNILDNMDVYVLPVMNPDGYHHTWTANRMWRKNRSINSNGCIGVDLNRNFDANWCTEGASHDPCTETYCGVFPESEPESQAVADFLRSHKDSVQLYLSMHSYSQMLLFPYSCTLDEADNHKDLLEMAKEAAEKIRRYYRNTYRYGAGAKTIYLAPGGSDDWAYNLGIKYSFTFELQDRGRYGFLLPPSHISPACNEALIAVKTIALKVMEKTQVPTSPPPAA
- the alg11 gene encoding GDP-Man:Man(3)GlcNAc(2)-PP-Dol alpha-1,2-mannosyltransferase — its product is MSGHDQLVLCLCEITRLLWKLLLPLVFLCVLLIAVLVLLVLAVRLWLQSSRNARRARDGRPTVAFFHPYCNAGGGGERVLWCAIRALQNRYVDINFVVYTGDLGVTGQQILDGARRRFNIVLPRPVQFVFLRHRLLVEPGLFPHFTLLGQSVGSIFLGWEALTEFVPDLYIDSMGYAFTLPLFRYLGGCSVGSYVHYPTISTDMLSVVRERNPRFNNPDYVSNSLFLSAFKVVYYCLFALLYGMAGSCSDLIMVNSSWTLDHILSLWRAPNRTSVVYPPCDVSGFLDVPLEEDGDRKCHSIVSIGQFRPEKDHRLQIRAFKKVLDRRREGAGGREALKLVLIGGCRNQQDEDRVLMLRGLCQELGVADRVEFKLNIPFEELKREMGEATIGLHTMWNEHFGIGVVECMAAGKVILAHKSGGPKLDIVVPFEGGQTGFLADEEDSYAEAIERILALPTATRLQIRRNARQSVARFSDQEFEACFLAAMEPLMGTLER